Below is a genomic region from Leptotrichia shahii.
TGGAAGGATTTTGACTGGAATTGAAAATGCTGATAATGGAATCGTTGAATTTGAAGGAAAAAATATTCATGTAAAGAAGAATAAATATCTCAAAAGAGAAATAAGCATTGTTTTTCAAAATTATGTATCTTCTGTAAATCCAAAATTTTCTGTTGCTGAAATTATCGCCGAGCCATTAACAATTGAATCTCGGCTAAAAAAAGATGAAATACAGGAAGAATTAAAAAAATTGATAGAATCTGTAGGGCTTTCTGAAGAATTTTTACAGAGATTTCCCAATGAACTAAGCGGAGGACAGCTTCAAAGAGTGTGTATAGCAAGGGCGATTGCAACAAGACCTAAATTTATTATGCTGGATGAGGCTGTGAGTTCGCTGGATGTTTCAACGCAGGTGGAAATACTGGATTTACTGCAAGAATTGAAGAAAGAGTATAATTTGTCGTATATTTTTGTAACACATGACTTGTTGACAATAACTTATATTTGTGATAGTGTCATATTTTTTAAAGATGGAAAAATTGAAGAGGAAATTTCTGATATAGAAAATTTAAAAAATATAAAAAAAGATTATTCGAGAAAGCTCTTAAATGCAGTAATAGAATTTTGATATTTACATTCACAGAATAAAAATGTTATAATGTAGTAAAATTATTTTAAAATCGAATTTAAAAGTTATAGCTGCTTTATTTAAACTCTAAGATTATGTAATTTTATAAGTTTGATTTTAAGGTTTGAGTATGGTATAAAAAATATATGATTGGAGAAAAATAAGTGTGGATGTACATCATTTAAAAATTTTCTTTGAGGCATGCAAGGAAAAAAGTTTTACTAAAGCTGCAAAAAATTTATTTATAAGTCAATCTGCGGTGTCAATACAAATAAAAAAACTGGAAACAAAATTGGGAATCCAGCTTATTGAAAGAAATTCTAAAAATTTTAGGCTCACTTTTGCAGGAAAAGAACTTTATCGGATGTCAAAGGATGTTTTTGATAAAATTTTGCGGGTAGAAAAGGAAATGGAGAAAATCTCGCATTATGGCAAGGGAAAAATTTGCATAGGAGCGACTCATAATATTGGTGAGCCTGTATTGCCGAGGATTA
It encodes:
- a CDS encoding ABC transporter ATP-binding protein — protein: MSSENNILLKVSNITKSYTEKKFLKKSVKNVLNDVSFSLKKGKCLGIIGESGSGKSTLGRILTGIENADNGIVEFEGKNIHVKKNKYLKREISIVFQNYVSSVNPKFSVAEIIAEPLTIESRLKKDEIQEELKKLIESVGLSEEFLQRFPNELSGGQLQRVCIARAIATRPKFIMLDEAVSSLDVSTQVEILDLLQELKKEYNLSYIFVTHDLLTITYICDSVIFFKDGKIEEEISDIENLKNIKKDYSRKLLNAVIEF